The following proteins are encoded in a genomic region of Actinomycetota bacterium:
- a CDS encoding ABC transporter permease gives MLRVALKSVLGNKLRLALTALAVVLGVAFVAGTFVLTDSIDRAFGNLLDEVNEEVDVYVNPASTIERDVTQPAVGEAGPTLDEALLQDVLEVDGVAGAAGFVQGFAQIIDQEGEPVGGMGPPTFGMSFVESDRTITIREGRPPTAPGEVTIDAATAELTDYEVGDTVPVLLAGGVEEFELVAITGFGDADNLLGATIATFEMQTAQTLLGKEGRFDQIAVRAEEGVDAETLAARIGDAVAGPSVEVVTADAQVAEDRQQITEGLSFINVALLAFAGIALFVGAFLIVNTFSIIVAQRTREFALLRAVGASASQVRTAVILEAVAIGVLAGVVGVLAGIGLAQALRAIFGAIGIDFPDGGLVLLPRTVIVSFVIAVLITAVAAVVPAQRASRITPVEAMRESAGDERERIGRGRTLAGTALGVAGGILVAVGLVLGPGNAIAFVGAGAAAMFVGVSLLAPYVAGPAAAVIGALAGRTVSGRLGRGNAARNPRRTASTASALMIGVALVTFVSIFAASATASVSRLFNEQLGADLTVQSASGFTPIPPGFAAALRELDAVGAVTPVRSATIRIDGVEGRSNIGAADPVAMPSLIEIGVVEGELADLTTPDTVLLHEDFAAAEDLVVGDDLDVAFTTGATTTVEVVGIYANEELAAGPLLVSLETLERHVEGAFDLIVVADAAEGVEVEDARVAIGAVANDFPGVVVRDQAQLREQSQEQVDQLLNIMIGLLMLALIIALIGIVNTLALSVFERTREIGLLRAVGMERRQVRRMVRWEAVIVAVFGAVLGVTVGAFFGWAVVTSLADEGLPVLEFPVGRLLVYVIVAALAGVLAAVFPARRAARLDVLEAVTTE, from the coding sequence ATGCTCCGCGTAGCCCTCAAGTCCGTGCTCGGCAACAAGCTCCGGCTCGCGCTGACCGCGCTCGCGGTCGTGCTGGGGGTCGCGTTCGTCGCGGGCACCTTCGTCCTCACCGACTCGATCGACCGTGCGTTCGGCAACCTCCTCGATGAGGTGAACGAGGAGGTGGACGTCTACGTCAACCCCGCATCCACGATCGAGCGCGACGTCACCCAGCCCGCGGTCGGGGAGGCGGGGCCCACCCTCGACGAGGCGCTGCTCCAGGACGTGCTCGAGGTCGACGGGGTGGCTGGCGCGGCCGGTTTCGTCCAGGGTTTCGCCCAGATCATCGATCAGGAGGGTGAGCCCGTCGGCGGCATGGGCCCGCCTACGTTCGGCATGTCGTTCGTCGAGTCGGACCGGACCATCACGATCCGTGAGGGCCGCCCCCCGACCGCGCCGGGCGAGGTGACGATCGACGCGGCGACCGCGGAGCTGACGGACTACGAGGTCGGTGACACCGTGCCCGTCCTCCTGGCAGGTGGTGTCGAGGAGTTCGAGCTGGTCGCTATCACCGGTTTCGGAGATGCCGACAACCTCCTCGGTGCGACCATCGCGACGTTCGAGATGCAGACCGCACAGACGCTCCTGGGCAAGGAGGGGCGCTTCGACCAGATCGCGGTCCGGGCCGAGGAGGGGGTCGACGCCGAGACGTTGGCAGCGCGCATCGGGGATGCGGTGGCCGGTCCGTCGGTCGAGGTCGTCACGGCGGATGCTCAGGTCGCCGAGGATCGGCAGCAGATAACCGAGGGCCTGTCGTTCATCAACGTCGCCTTGCTCGCCTTCGCCGGCATCGCGCTGTTCGTGGGCGCGTTCCTGATCGTCAACACGTTCTCGATCATCGTCGCGCAGCGCACGCGGGAGTTCGCCCTGCTTCGTGCGGTGGGCGCGTCGGCCTCACAGGTGCGTACAGCGGTCATCCTCGAGGCGGTGGCCATCGGCGTGCTCGCCGGTGTGGTCGGCGTCCTGGCCGGCATCGGGCTCGCGCAGGCGCTGCGGGCGATCTTCGGCGCGATCGGGATCGACTTCCCGGACGGCGGTCTCGTCCTGCTACCACGAACGGTGATCGTGTCGTTCGTGATCGCGGTCCTCATCACCGCGGTCGCGGCGGTGGTGCCGGCGCAGCGCGCGAGCCGCATCACGCCGGTGGAGGCGATGCGCGAGAGTGCGGGCGACGAGCGGGAGCGCATCGGTCGAGGCAGGACGCTCGCCGGTACCGCGCTCGGCGTCGCAGGCGGGATCCTCGTGGCCGTCGGACTCGTCCTGGGCCCCGGGAACGCCATCGCCTTCGTGGGCGCCGGGGCCGCCGCCATGTTCGTCGGCGTCTCGTTGCTGGCCCCCTACGTCGCCGGTCCCGCCGCCGCGGTCATCGGCGCGCTCGCCGGACGGACGGTCTCGGGGCGTCTCGGTCGCGGGAACGCGGCGCGGAACCCGCGTCGCACCGCCTCGACAGCCTCGGCGCTGATGATCGGTGTGGCGCTGGTGACGTTCGTGTCCATCTTCGCCGCCTCGGCGACGGCGTCGGTCAGCCGGCTGTTCAACGAACAGCTCGGGGCGGATCTCACCGTCCAGTCGGCGTCGGGGTTCACGCCGATCCCGCCTGGGTTCGCCGCAGCGCTCCGCGAGCTCGACGCGGTCGGGGCGGTGACCCCGGTGCGATCGGCGACCATCCGCATCGACGGCGTCGAGGGCCGCTCCAACATCGGCGCCGCCGACCCCGTGGCGATGCCCAGCCTCATCGAGATCGGGGTCGTCGAGGGTGAGCTCGCGGACCTCACGACGCCCGACACGGTGCTGCTGCACGAGGACTTCGCGGCCGCCGAGGACCTCGTCGTCGGTGATGACCTCGACGTCGCGTTCACGACCGGGGCGACGACGACGGTCGAGGTCGTGGGGATCTACGCCAACGAGGAGCTCGCTGCCGGGCCCCTGCTGGTCTCGCTCGAGACGCTCGAGCGCCACGTCGAAGGAGCCTTCGACCTGATCGTGGTCGCTGACGCTGCGGAGGGCGTCGAGGTCGAGGACGCACGGGTCGCGATCGGGGCGGTGGCCAACGACTTCCCGGGTGTCGTTGTGCGTGACCAGGCGCAGCTGCGTGAGCAGTCGCAGGAGCAGGTCGATCAGCTGCTCAACATCATGATCGGGCTGCTGATGCTGGCTTTGATCATCGCCCTGATCGGCATCGTGAACACGCTCGCGTTGTCGGTGTTCGAGCGGACCCGCGAGATCGGCCTGCTGCGCGCGGTCGGCATGGAGCGGCGCCAGGTGCGCCGGATGGTGCGGTGGGAGGCCGTGATCGTCGCGGTGTTCGGGGCGGTGCTCGGGGTGACGGTCGGCGCCTTCTTCGGCTGGGCGGTCGTCACCTCGCTCGCTGACGAGGGGCTGCCCGTGCTCGAGTTCCCCGTCGGCCGGCTGCTCGTCTACGTCATCGTCGCTGCCCTGGCCGGCGTCCTGGCGGCCGTGTTCCCCGCCCGGCGCGCAGCCCGACTGGACGTGCTCGAAGCCGTCACCACGGAATGA